The window CGGTGAACTCGCGGCGGAACACGACGCGCGGTACGTCGTGGACGGCGTCACGTCTATCGGCGGCGACGAGTTCCGCGTCGACGACTGGTACGTCGATATCGCCATCACGGACGGCCAGAAGGCGCTCGCCGGCCCGCCCGGTGTGAGCGCGCTCTACGTCTCGAAGCGCGCCGAAGGCCACATCGAGGGCGAGGGCGCGCCGTTCTACGAGGATCTCGACTGGCACCTCCGGAAGTCCGAGAGCCACCAGACGCCGTTCACGAGCGCTGTCCCGCTCTTCCGCGGGTTGGCGGTCGCCGTGGAGACTATTCGACACGAGGGGATGGGAGAGCGCATCGCCCGGCATCGCCGACAGTCCGCGGCGTTCCGGAGCGCGTTCGAGGCGATGGGGCTCGAGCTCTTCCCCGGATTGAACGAGCACTCGACGTACTCGAACACGCTCACCGCAGTCTCGCTCCCGGACGAGGTGTACGGCGACCCCGAGGAGTTCATGAGTGAGGTCAGCGAACGCGGTGTGTCCATCAGCGGCGGCCAGGCCCACCTCGGCGGCGAGATATTCCGCGTCTCCAACATGGGGAACCTGACGAGCGAGCACGTCCTCCGCGGAGTTCGAACCATCGGCGAGTCCTTCGACGCGGTCGGCGTCGACGTGGACACCGAGGCGGCGCTGGACGCGGCGCGCGACCACCTCCGCCAGTAGTTAGCGATCGAGCTTGAGGAGCGCGGGCAGCGCGACGGCGGCGAGGAGGAGTTCCGCGCCGCCCGCCGCGAGGAACGCTTCTTCATACCCGTACTCGTCGGCGACGTAGCTCCCGCCGACGATGCCGACGAGGAATCCGAGGCTACCGGCGGCGTTGAATCCCGCCATTCCGACGCCGCGTTCGTTTCCGCGTGTGAGGTCGGCGACCAGCGCCATCGTCGCGGGCGCCATCAGCGCGCCGAGCACGCCGACCGCGACCATGCCGACGCGAGCGTACAGCAGCGCGGGCACGAGACCGACGGCGGCGACGACGACGCCGTAGAGCGCGGAGCCGCCGGCGATGGGAAGCGTGCGGCCGATTCTATCGGAGAGCCGGCCGAACGGGTACTGGAGGAGGGCGAACGGCGCGAAGAACAGCGCGAGCGTGAGGCCGGTCGCCGCGCCGTCCAGCCCGAACGCGTCCCGGAAGTAGTAGGTGCCGACGAGCGCGAAGAACCCCGCGGTGAATCGGTCGACGAACCCGAACGTGTAGGGGACGGCGAGCGCGGGGCGGCGGCGGAGCGTGCGGAGTGCGTCCAGCGCGGACGCGGCGCGGTCTGGCGCGCGGTCGGTGACGAACAGCGCGAGCACGCCCACCAGTCCGAGGGAGAGCGCGCCCGCCCAGAGCGGGAGGA is drawn from Salarchaeum sp. JOR-1 and contains these coding sequences:
- a CDS encoding MFS transporter; this translates as MTERRERAALAAVVFATLFAQVLLYPGIPDLVDALGASANMDASTWFLGAEFAAFVAFAGVWGAVSDRTGRRVPYITAGAVGGAICYAVLAATAGALSLPALVALRVLQGALTVGAFSLAITMLADLSSERGKNMGAAGLAIGLGTALGAPVGGQLTDMNPVLPLWAGALSLGLVGVLALFVTDRAPDRAASALDALRTLRRRPALAVPYTFGFVDRFTAGFFALVGTYYFRDAFGLDGAATGLTLALFFAPFALLQYPFGRLSDRIGRTLPIAGGSALYGVVVAAVGLVPALLYARVGMVAVGVLGALMAPATMALVADLTRGNERGVGMAGFNAAGSLGFLVGIVGGSYVADEYGYEEAFLAAGGAELLLAAVALPALLKLDR
- a CDS encoding alanine--glyoxylate aminotransferase family protein yields the protein MREDFLLLNPGPVPLSDDVRTAMSEPMVSHRSSEFEAVYERAQDGLDYVFERSTLDEAETSAGGTSLVLNGTATMGMEAAVANLADADDEVVAVVNGKFGRRFARIADRHANVTRVEFDWGSPVDVDAVADAVSDDTAVVTMVHNETSTGLLNPVREVGELAAEHDARYVVDGVTSIGGDEFRVDDWYVDIAITDGQKALAGPPGVSALYVSKRAEGHIEGEGAPFYEDLDWHLRKSESHQTPFTSAVPLFRGLAVAVETIRHEGMGERIARHRRQSAAFRSAFEAMGLELFPGLNEHSTYSNTLTAVSLPDEVYGDPEEFMSEVSERGVSISGGQAHLGGEIFRVSNMGNLTSEHVLRGVRTIGESFDAVGVDVDTEAALDAARDHLRQ